In Streptomyces sp. NBC_01439, the following are encoded in one genomic region:
- a CDS encoding alpha/beta fold hydrolase: MASLLSTTLNITARLAPGLAGSRAFVLFVRPLGRARLRPEEAEVMARAVSGRMIVHGTAVTTYRWGDGDRPVLIVHGWSSRASRFAGFIEALRAQGRTVIAFDAPGHGESDGRASTILDYRAIIGRLHAEHGDFSAVVAHSFGVLAVFSMLYDGIRVDRVVGIGGVAHFDYLVERFRAGLNLGEGVGRALRTHVERRLFPGDPDVWQRLDARRRLPGLRAPILLAHDTEDDVIDPAQSRAIAAAYGPQARLIETTGLGHRRILADPDIIAAAVEFALTEPATEPATEPGHEHEPRPTTVRRA, from the coding sequence ATGGCTTCACTCCTGAGCACCACCCTCAACATCACCGCCCGGCTCGCCCCGGGACTGGCCGGGTCCCGGGCCTTCGTGCTCTTTGTCCGGCCCCTCGGGCGCGCGCGACTGCGGCCCGAGGAGGCGGAGGTGATGGCACGGGCGGTGAGCGGGCGGATGATCGTGCACGGCACGGCCGTGACCACCTACCGCTGGGGGGACGGGGACCGGCCCGTGCTGATCGTGCACGGCTGGTCCTCGCGCGCCTCGCGGTTCGCCGGCTTCATCGAGGCCCTGCGCGCCCAGGGGCGTACCGTGATCGCCTTCGACGCACCGGGGCACGGCGAGTCGGACGGCCGAGCCTCCACCATCCTCGACTACCGCGCCATCATCGGCCGATTGCACGCGGAGCACGGCGACTTCTCGGCCGTCGTGGCCCACTCCTTCGGGGTGCTCGCCGTCTTCTCCATGCTGTACGACGGCATACGGGTCGACCGTGTGGTCGGCATCGGGGGAGTGGCCCACTTCGACTACCTCGTGGAGCGGTTCCGGGCCGGGCTGAACCTCGGCGAAGGAGTCGGGCGCGCCCTGCGCACCCATGTCGAGCGCCGCCTCTTCCCCGGCGACCCCGACGTCTGGCAGCGCCTCGACGCGCGCCGTCGCCTTCCCGGCCTACGGGCGCCGATCCTCCTCGCCCACGACACGGAGGACGACGTGATCGATCCCGCCCAGTCCCGCGCCATCGCCGCCGCCTACGGCCCGCAGGCCCGCCTGATCGAGACCACGGGACTGGGCCACCGCCGCATCCTGGCCGATCCCGACATCATTGCGGCGGCGGTCGAATTCGCGCTGACCGAGCCCGCCACCGAGCCCGCCACCGAGCCGGGGCACGAGCACGAGCCCCGGCCCACGACTGTGCGACGCGCGTGA
- a CDS encoding TetR/AcrR family transcriptional regulator, with protein sequence MADGRVERGNQTRRAVLDRTMSIASVDGLEGLSLGKIAGDLGLSKSGVFALFGSKEDLQLATVRAAVDVFKDEVVRPVHRDPDGLAKVWRLCERWLDYSGRRVFPGGCFFYSVSAEYDARPGPVRDEIAKARSDWTRYIERLLDEARLTGGFRDASDADEVAQVAFELTALMELANAHSVLHGDPLAYERAGRGILRRLRAVAAAPDELPERPPAFSSPS encoded by the coding sequence ATGGCTGACGGACGCGTGGAACGCGGCAACCAGACGCGGCGGGCCGTTCTCGACCGGACGATGAGCATCGCCTCCGTGGACGGTCTGGAAGGCCTGTCCCTCGGGAAGATCGCCGGGGATCTCGGTCTGAGCAAGAGCGGGGTGTTCGCGCTCTTCGGCTCCAAGGAGGACCTCCAGCTCGCCACCGTCCGCGCCGCCGTGGACGTGTTCAAGGACGAGGTGGTGCGGCCCGTGCACCGGGACCCCGACGGTCTCGCCAAGGTGTGGCGGCTCTGTGAGCGCTGGCTCGACTACTCCGGACGTCGGGTCTTCCCCGGCGGATGCTTCTTCTACTCCGTCTCCGCGGAGTACGACGCACGCCCCGGACCCGTACGGGACGAAATCGCCAAGGCGCGGTCCGACTGGACGCGTTACATCGAGCGGCTGCTGGACGAGGCCCGGCTGACGGGTGGATTCCGGGACGCGTCCGATGCGGACGAGGTTGCGCAGGTCGCCTTCGAGCTGACGGCCCTGATGGAACTGGCCAACGCGCATTCCGTGCTGCACGGTGACCCGCTGGCGTACGAGCGGGCTGGTCGGGGGATCCTCCGCCGGCTGCGCGCGGTGGCGGCCGCTCCGGACGAACTCCCGGAACGACCGCCCGCCTTCAGCTCGCCTTCCTGA